The following are from one region of the Mycolicibacterium diernhoferi genome:
- a CDS encoding MCE family protein has translation MLTRFVRMQLIIFTVASIVGVGVMVFGYMKLPTLLGIGRLTVSLDLPATGGLYRFSNVTYNGVQIGRVTAVELTDTGARATLSLDRSPKVPADLRAEVLSVSAVGEQYVDLRPNTDSEPYLQDGAVISAENTTIPQEVGPMLDQMSALVQSIPKDRLNALLDETYQAFNGAGYDFQSLIDSAGKLTRDADSVSGEMSSLIDNSVPLLDTQVQTTDAIRTWSRSLAGITEQVVRNDPQVRTLLQRGPGFAEEVSGLLTDIKPTLPVLLANLTTVSQILLTYNPALEQLFVLLPNYIAAQQSFGLPKNNPTGLPVGDFTLTVGDPNPCLVGFLPPSQWRSPADTSTVDTPDNLYCKLPHDSPISVRGARNIPCMEHPGKRAPTVELCNDPRGFVPLAMRQHLTGPMPFDPNLVSQGIPPDDRVSFEGQIHAPIAGTPLPPGAVPSGTPPGAPAAPPPPPAQVSSPPTAYIPPPPPGNSVNGVPVPPVTPPPADGALPVAPSANSAGSGPSVAVVPYDPNTGKYMTPDGRYEQQTNLIAGGAPKSWQELMPT, from the coding sequence ATGCTGACTCGCTTTGTCAGAATGCAGCTGATCATCTTCACCGTGGCGTCCATTGTCGGTGTCGGAGTGATGGTGTTCGGGTACATGAAGTTGCCCACACTGCTCGGGATCGGCAGGCTCACAGTGAGTCTCGACCTGCCCGCCACCGGCGGACTGTACCGGTTCTCCAATGTCACCTACAACGGTGTCCAGATCGGCCGGGTGACGGCCGTCGAGTTGACCGACACCGGAGCGCGCGCCACGCTGTCGCTGGACCGATCGCCCAAGGTCCCCGCGGACCTGCGGGCCGAGGTGCTCAGTGTGTCTGCGGTGGGCGAGCAGTATGTGGATCTGCGCCCGAACACCGACTCGGAGCCGTATCTGCAGGACGGCGCGGTGATCTCGGCGGAGAACACCACCATCCCTCAGGAGGTCGGCCCGATGCTCGACCAGATGAGCGCTCTGGTGCAGTCGATTCCCAAGGACCGGCTCAACGCGCTGCTGGACGAGACCTATCAGGCCTTCAACGGTGCGGGATACGACTTCCAGTCGCTGATCGATTCGGCGGGCAAGCTGACCCGCGACGCGGACAGTGTCTCCGGTGAGATGAGTTCACTCATCGACAACAGCGTCCCGCTGCTGGATACTCAGGTTCAGACCACCGACGCCATCCGGACGTGGTCACGCAGCCTGGCCGGTATCACTGAGCAGGTGGTCCGCAACGATCCGCAGGTGCGCACCCTGCTGCAGCGCGGCCCCGGCTTCGCCGAAGAGGTTTCGGGACTGCTCACCGACATCAAACCGACACTGCCGGTGCTGTTGGCGAACCTGACCACGGTGAGCCAGATCCTGCTGACCTACAACCCGGCTCTGGAGCAGTTGTTCGTGCTGCTGCCCAACTACATCGCGGCGCAGCAGTCCTTCGGTCTACCGAAGAACAATCCCACCGGCCTGCCGGTAGGCGACTTCACGCTCACCGTGGGTGACCCCAATCCGTGTCTGGTCGGCTTCCTGCCGCCATCGCAGTGGCGGTCCCCGGCGGACACCAGCACGGTCGACACCCCGGACAACCTGTACTGCAAGCTGCCGCACGACTCACCCATCTCGGTGCGTGGTGCGCGCAATATCCCGTGTATGGAACATCCGGGCAAGCGTGCCCCGACGGTCGAACTGTGCAACGACCCACGAGGATTCGTGCCGTTGGCGATGCGTCAGCATCTGACCGGCCCGATGCCCTTCGATCCGAATCTGGTGTCCCAGGGCATCCCGCCGGACGACCGGGTTTCCTTCGAGGGACAGATCCACGCCCCGATAGCGGGCACACCGCTGCCGCCGGGTGCGGTCCCGTCCGGGACGCCTCCCGGCGCGCCCGCCGCGCCACCGCCACCACCGGCACAGGTGTCCTCCCCGCCGACGGCGTACATTCCGCCGCCGCCGCCGGGGAACTCGGTCAACGGTGTCCCGGTGCCGCCGGTGACCCCGCCGCCCGCCGACGGTGCGCTGCCGGTGGCTCCCAGTGCGAACTCGGCCGGCAGTGGGCCGTCGGTCGCGGTGGTGCCGTACGACCCGAACACCGGCAAGTACATGACACCGGACGGCCGCTACGAGCAGCAGACCAATCTGATCGCCGGCGGCGCACCGAAGTCATGGCAGGAACTGATGCCGACCTGA
- a CDS encoding MCE family protein: MISVGSARRALVVGTAAGFVLSGCAFHGVNSLPLPGVQGNTRDAQRFTVEVANVGTLESNSPVMIDDAVVGSVGKMRVDGWNANVEVNINPGVVVPGNAVATVGQTSLLGSMHLALNAPVGEDPSGQLQSGATIPLSDSSTYPSTEQTLSSLSTMVNGGGLGQIGDIIHNFSTAMSGRESEIRDLLVRLDKFVGTLDTQRSNIVASIKQLNTVAGTFASQNDKIDRALKDIPPALDVLIESRPQFTTALQRLGDFSDTATGLVNDAGKELVRDLANLEPALKALADIGPDINDGLAYASAFPYGPNAIERAVKGDFLNLFAVFDLTYPRLKRTLLLGTRWGDENATLIPAPGDPWYLNYSYNPMSAPIAPPPAGAPAPAGAPPPVNGPVLPVAPPPLPPHSSPPAPAAPIFAGPYAPAQGSGG, encoded by the coding sequence ATGATCAGTGTCGGATCGGCGCGGCGCGCCCTGGTGGTCGGGACGGCCGCCGGGTTCGTCCTCAGCGGGTGTGCCTTCCACGGGGTGAACTCGCTGCCGTTGCCGGGTGTGCAGGGCAACACCAGGGACGCCCAGCGTTTCACCGTCGAGGTCGCCAACGTCGGTACCCTCGAATCGAATTCGCCGGTGATGATCGATGATGCGGTCGTCGGCAGCGTGGGGAAGATGAGGGTCGACGGCTGGAACGCCAACGTCGAGGTCAACATCAACCCGGGTGTCGTGGTGCCCGGCAATGCCGTTGCCACGGTCGGGCAGACCAGCCTGTTGGGGTCCATGCACTTGGCGCTCAATGCCCCGGTGGGGGAGGACCCGTCGGGTCAACTGCAGTCCGGAGCGACCATCCCGCTGAGTGATTCGTCGACGTATCCGTCCACCGAACAGACGCTGTCCTCGCTGTCGACCATGGTCAACGGCGGTGGGTTGGGCCAGATCGGTGACATCATCCACAACTTCAGCACCGCGATGTCGGGGCGGGAGTCCGAGATCCGCGATCTGCTGGTGCGTCTCGACAAGTTCGTCGGGACCCTGGACACCCAGCGCAGCAACATCGTGGCGTCCATCAAACAGCTGAATACCGTCGCCGGCACGTTCGCCTCGCAGAACGACAAGATCGACCGGGCGCTCAAGGACATCCCGCCCGCCCTGGACGTGTTGATCGAGAGCCGCCCGCAGTTCACCACCGCACTGCAGCGCCTCGGCGATTTCAGCGACACGGCAACCGGTCTGGTCAACGACGCAGGCAAGGAACTGGTGCGCGACCTGGCCAACCTGGAGCCCGCGCTCAAGGCTTTGGCCGATATCGGTCCCGATATCAACGACGGCCTGGCCTACGCATCAGCCTTCCCTTACGGACCCAATGCGATCGAGCGCGCCGTCAAGGGCGACTTCCTGAATCTGTTCGCGGTCTTCGACCTGACCTACCCGCGGCTCAAGCGCACGCTGTTGCTCGGCACCCGCTGGGGTGATGAGAACGCGACGCTCATTCCGGCGCCGGGTGATCCGTGGTACCTGAACTACTCCTACAACCCGATGTCGGCGCCGATCGCGCCGCCGCCTGCCGGCGCGCCGGCACCCGCGGGTGCACCTCCGCCGGTCAACGGCCCGGTGCTGCCGGTGGCACCGCCACCGCTGCCCCCGCATTCGTCACCCCCGGCGCCCGCGGCGCCCATCTTCGCCGGGCCGTATGCGCCCGCCCAGGGAAGCGGTGGATAG
- a CDS encoding MCE family protein codes for MSTRRRLLVLGVTVAVVVGAGFLVRQVFFKPTTITAYFPTATAIYPGDEVRVSGVKVGTIRSIDPRGRQTKLTLQIDPDVSVPADAKAIIVAPNLVAARFVQLTPPFRDGDNDAMADGAVIPEDRTAVPVEWDQVKTQLERLATELGPRSGVDGTSVSRFIDSAASAMDGNGAKLRETLAQLSGVARVMADGSGDIVDIIKNLHIFVDAIRGSSEQIVMFENRLATLTSVVNDSRSSLDAMLNDLSFAIDEVQRFVAGTRNETSEQVVRLNNVMQNLVDSRLAIENILHITPTAIANTLNMYNVSNGAPVGSIAFANFSNPVQAVCGMVGAVENVTAPETAKLCDQYFGPALRLLNFNGMPLPMNPYLTKSASPDKLIYTDMRLAPNGGGIPREPEPAPAISAYTGAGDVPPPPGWNAPQPPGRGAYAPNGLPATPHAPLLAGAPQPSPTTFDGLLLPGYGGPAPAPAPDAPMLPAEGNPPS; via the coding sequence ATGAGCACACGTAGACGACTGCTCGTCCTCGGCGTCACGGTGGCCGTGGTGGTCGGTGCGGGGTTCCTGGTGCGCCAGGTGTTCTTCAAACCCACCACCATCACCGCGTACTTTCCGACCGCCACGGCGATCTATCCGGGCGATGAGGTGCGGGTGTCGGGGGTGAAGGTCGGCACCATCCGCTCCATCGATCCCAGGGGACGGCAGACCAAGCTGACCCTGCAGATCGACCCGGATGTCTCGGTCCCGGCGGACGCCAAGGCGATCATCGTGGCTCCGAACTTGGTGGCCGCCCGCTTCGTGCAGCTCACCCCGCCGTTCCGTGACGGTGACAACGACGCCATGGCCGACGGTGCGGTCATCCCCGAGGATCGCACCGCAGTGCCGGTGGAGTGGGATCAGGTCAAGACCCAATTGGAACGGCTGGCAACGGAGTTGGGCCCGCGTAGCGGCGTGGACGGCACTTCGGTGTCTCGGTTCATCGACAGTGCGGCCAGTGCCATGGACGGCAACGGTGCGAAGCTGCGCGAGACGCTGGCTCAGCTGTCCGGGGTGGCGCGGGTGATGGCCGACGGCAGCGGCGACATCGTCGACATCATCAAGAACCTGCACATCTTCGTCGACGCCATCCGCGGCAGCAGCGAGCAGATCGTGATGTTCGAGAACCGGCTGGCCACCTTGACCAGTGTGGTGAACGACAGCCGGTCGAGCCTCGATGCCATGCTCAATGACCTGTCCTTCGCCATCGACGAGGTGCAGCGTTTCGTCGCCGGCACCCGCAACGAGACCTCGGAACAGGTCGTCCGGTTGAACAATGTGATGCAGAACCTGGTGGACAGCCGGCTGGCCATCGAGAACATCCTGCACATCACCCCCACCGCCATCGCGAACACGTTGAACATGTACAACGTGTCCAACGGTGCTCCGGTGGGGTCCATCGCCTTCGCCAACTTCAGCAATCCGGTGCAGGCGGTGTGCGGCATGGTCGGCGCCGTCGAGAATGTCACCGCGCCGGAGACCGCGAAGCTATGTGACCAGTACTTCGGTCCGGCGCTGCGGTTGCTCAACTTCAACGGAATGCCGCTCCCGATGAACCCGTACCTGACAAAATCGGCCAGCCCGGACAAATTGATCTACACCGATATGCGGCTGGCGCCCAATGGTGGTGGCATTCCCCGCGAACCCGAGCCGGCACCGGCGATCTCCGCCTACACCGGCGCCGGCGATGTGCCGCCGCCGCCCGGATGGAACGCGCCACAGCCTCCGGGCCGCGGTGCCTACGCACCGAATGGGCTGCCCGCCACACCGCATGCCCCGTTGCTTGCTGGTGCGCCACAACCGAGCCCGACCACGTTCGACGGGCTGCTGTTGCCGGGCTACGGTGGCCCGGCTCCGGCTCCGGCACCTGATGCTCCGATGCTTCCGGCCGAAGGGAATCCGCCGTCATGA